The following nucleotide sequence is from Corylus avellana chromosome ca7, CavTom2PMs-1.0.
TCCTCTTTCTCTGTGAAAATTGTATCTCACTTGATTTCTAATTTCTTTGGaacatcaaattttattttatatacttATCCTTCAAGCAAGTCGATGGTAGGTATTACATCTTCACTTTTGGCAAATCAGAGTTTTGGAACTCAACATATACTCTTATGTATTAAACAGTTGCAGCAGTTGCTGATGGACTAAAGGCATGGGAGACGTTAAAGGGGAGACCTCATAGCATAGATCTTGTATTGACTGAAGTGGAATTGCCGTCAATATCTGGATTTGCACTTCTTTCTTTAGTTATGGAGCATGACGTTTGCAAAAATATTCCTGTTATAAGTACGTCAGATTGAACAAGCTGTTTCCTCATTTGATTCTCTTGATCTTAAACTGGGTGTGAAGCTAAAGGTGCTAACATTTATTCTCATGGCCATACAGTGATGTCTTCGCATGATTCAATTGGAATGGTATTGAAATGCATGTTAAAGGGTGCAGCTGACTTTCTCATAAAGCCCGTTAGGAAGAATGAGTTGAGGAACCTTTGGCAGCATGTATGGAGAAGGCACACTGTATGTTTCTATCCTTTAACTTTTCTTCTGCTTATTTGTTGGATTTGTTCTGTTTCTTTGTTTCATTAGAGCATAGAGATCACATGTAAATGCAACCTTTTTtctgttaatgttttttaaaacagTTGGCTGGTCGACATGTTCCTCAAAACATAGCTGTTCCACAACAAAAAGTTGAAGGCACTTCTGAAAATAATGCATCAAGCAGTCATTCAAGTGAATGTGTGGCTTCTACACACAGAAAAAACGAATGCAGTGAGAAAGGGAGTGATGCCCAAGTATGTACCTTTTCATCTTGTACCCATTCTCATAAAAATGTCAAATAATATGTATGTTGTGACTTGTGAGAGAAGTATCATTTTCATATGCATATTTATGCTAGCTTCTATAACTTTCTCAGAAGTCAGTCTCCTCTGAATGTGGTAGCTAAAGAAAGTAAAAACAGATTGAGAATTTCCCTTTTGAATTGCTAACCATGTTTTCCCCCCTTCCCTTTATCTGGCCCATGGATTGTATGGTTGACATGAAAAGAAACAAGTTATTAGAATAGTGTATACAGGATTCATGGAACAATGCATATGTAGACATGAAGTTTCACTTAGAGACTGCATGTTTTGCCACTTGTGCAGAGCTCTTGTACAACACCTTACATGGAAGCTGAGAGTGCAGACATGCAAAATATGCAGGGTCTTTCTCAGATGAAGTGTGGGAGTGCTTCAAATTTGAGCAATACTGACATGGAGAAGCATGGAGAGTGTACTAAGTTGGATCAGGAATCAGTTTTGCCTGAGAATGAAAATGGAGGTCTGTCATATTATCTTGTTTGGCTGCGTTCTTtcttttctagattttttttctttctcccctaTGGTTAGAATAAAAAATGGGGAAATCTGACAAGCTAATTACTGCAGAGAAATCAAAAAGGTTGGGATCAGAGGTTGCACCCTACAGAGAGGCCAATAACTCAACTCTTTTGAGATTGGAAGAAGACCACGCTTGTGCTGAAACAATGAGTCAAATTGAGGGTGTGCAAGCAGAAACTAATAGAGGCAATGCTAATACTGCTAGTGAGATTCACAGCTGTGATGATGAAGTGGTTGAACCTTCTAATGGAGCTATTGACTTGATTGGCACATTTGATAATCACCCAAGGTGCACTGATGGGAACTCTAGTTATAAAGATGGCGGCACAAAAAAGTTCGAATTTGTTCCACATTTGGAACTTTCATTGAGAAGAACTTGCCCAAGCAGCTCAAATTACCAAGGGACTGATGAAAGGCATACCCTGATCCATTCTAACGCATCTGCATTTTCATGGTGAGTTATTGGGGTTAAAACAAAACTTAAtacaagttgattttttttttccctcaaatatCAATCGGGAGGCAAGAAAAGACCCAGTTTATCTTCTTCCTCcccttttttcaattattttccattttctggttttattttattttttcctttttctcttttggttaAAACAATTTCTGTCGAGTACTAATGAATTACGATAATGTTCTCCAAAGTTAGAAATTAGCTGTTGGTGTAGTGTTTACGGCAGCAGCAAAGGAGGTATGATAGAGATGGTTGTGATTGTGGTGAGTGGCAGTAGTGACATAGATTACTAGAAGACCCTCCTAACACTTGCACTGGAAGGATCACGGGATTGTATTTAACACCTAGAAGAACCTATGGAGACTTTTCTAGATAAAGAGTTGtgtttttaattgtatttattcTGTTTCTATTAGATATACAGTAGATACATGCTAAAGACTAATTACTGACATCTGGTTTCTGGTGGGCGTACTTCAACAGGACTAGTGTTAATGGAAGCCTTTCAcatactttttaaacatttaataaCAAGCTAAAGAAACCCATATAAATATTATTGAAGTCACTGAATTTTTGTCAGCGATGATCTTGACAAAGCTGTTTTTCAGCTTCTTGTAGACCAAGTATCTGAGTTATGCCAGACCTTTAAAACAAGATATGTTCATCCATGTGAAAGACAAAATCAATGTCAATCACTGTATATAAATCTCCTTTCCAAGTTGCATGAATTTTGAGTGAAAGGTAGTTGTAAGATTAGATCATTGAATTTCTGATCAAACCAAAGCTCCTGTCTGCAGGTATAACAGTTGTAAGACGCTGCAGCCCCTTCTACCAACACTGTCTGGCAATTGTTCTAAGTTGAAGGAGGGTGCAAGTAAATCCTATGAACTGTCGTCAAATCAGCTCTCTGGAAGTACCAATGGCACTTTTCTCCAAGGTAGTGCCACATTGAGTAATAGTCAGGAAAATATGCCCTCTTTGGTCATTGGTCAATCCGGACAAGGTGAACTACAGTTTCCAAGTCATCAGCTTGGGACGATACCTGTCCCAGGAAACAGTCCTTTTTTCCCATCCATGTTTTATACTCAATCTGGTCTACCCCCTGTATGGAGTCCCAAACCTGCCTGTGAGCAAGATCACTCTCCCTTTCCTTCAAGTGCCTCAGTTCAATCCAATCCTGAAATTCCCAACTCAGAACTAGGTTATCACCAATCTGATGAGACTACCAACAATTCCATTCATCAAGCTGTGCATGAGGAGAACAATTTGGAGCATGTGGAGGAAATTAAAGATGGTTTTCCCGCTGCTGGTCAGAATACTACTAGTAGCGTATGCTATGGTGCTGTAGATCACACTAATGCATATGGGAGCAGTTCCACTAGGAGAGATGAGACTGCCACTGCCCCTGAGAGTTGGAATGAAAGTGGTCTTTCTGTTCATGATGGATCTCGAGGGATGGACTCACTTCGCTCTACCCAGAGGGAAGCAGCTCTCACAAAGTTCCGACTAAAGCGGAAAGATCGATGCTTTGAGAAAAAGGTATACAAACTGCTTATATTTTGTTCCTCTAGTTTGGATTCATGACCCCATCTATAGAAATTCTGGttttatgttgatgacattaATGGCTGCTTTATTACAACTAAATGTGAGCTAGCTCTTCCACAATCTGTGCTACTACCCTAATTCTTTTTCTGTTGTCCGGACAAAGTTGTTAATGTTGTTTTCGGACAGTTGTTATTCCAATGATTCTTGGTCCTGCACTAAGCTGCATCAGTAGTTTGAAATAGCTCTGAAACTCCAGTTCTAAGTCATTCTGTAGATCCCATGAACCTAGATTCAGAGACCAATCATGCCTGATCCGCTTAGAATGATACACAACTTTAGTTGTGTGTGGTGATGAGAATATCAAAATCACACTAATCTTTATAAAAGGTGTTCTCTTTTCTTAAACATCGATATTCTTGTACAGGTCCGATATCAGAGCCGGAAGAGATTGGCAGAGCAACGTCCTCGGGTGAAAGGACAGTTTGTACGCCAGGTGTAGAGTCTGATCCTCCAGTTGGTGACGCCAATGATCGTTTATGAAATTCATCGATCGGTGTTCATTATTGCTTGTTCAATCTGATGAGTTCTCACACTTTCCCGATGAAAACATTGATTAAATTGTAGCTACAAAAGAGCACTTGATTGTCTGAGGTGGTGTCTCCTGTACTTGATTCTCTTTGGCTAGCCAAAGAGAAGCGGGGGATGATATGGAGGGAGCTGAATTGTTAGTCTCTTTTAGTGTTCACAGGGTTTTGACTGTAACTTTACATTAACTGAAAAAGGTAGTTTTGTAATCTTGCAGTGGGGTTTCCCAAGTTTTTGATATCTCCTCCTGTAAATATGTTTGCATGCTTACCAGACAACGGAGTGGTGTAGAGAAGACAGGTTTAATTGTACTATAATTTGTATCGACAGGTTATGCTAGTTGATATTTGAGGTATAGTGCAGTTTGCTATGAAAAGATCTTTGCATTCATCTTTGCCTTGCATCTTCTCAGCTGCTTTAACGGAaaaaaaggtgtttttttttttgccctgtTCATTGCTGCTCCCTCTAGCGTTTGAGTTCTTTCCATTTGTTGTAGCAAAATAAGGAAAGAAGGAAATGTGCTGTAActcaattattatttaatttatatcttCCTTGGCGTACATTTCTCATCGTTGGTTGAATAAGGGAGAAGGAGACAAAGGAAGGGAAGCGGGGAAAAAGTTATGGGTGAAAATTTGTGTTTGCATATTGGGTTTGAATATATTAAGACATGTGTATTagactatataagttaattttaactcaacttatttaattaaattgatcaaattttttaatttttaactttctaATTTTGTTATTGGGTTCGTATCGAGTTTGCGGGTCAtcccaaaaattatttactATTATACATACGAGCTTATAACCCGCACAtaggattttttgttattgtatttttttattgtaaattgaaaaatgaGTAAAAAATTCTATCTGTCTTTTTCAATagacatgataaaaaaaaaaaatctatgatgGTGGTTGAtgaataacattactctatttaGTTTAATCTAAGTAAATTAAACACATAAATATTTgttctcaaagaaaaaaatagcaataagaaaacatgcattctgattatcaaagcatCGATCAATAGAAAATTAGCAGAAATCTCAATTTGTTTCCTGTAGTATGAAACCTGTGGCTACGAAATAACCGCAAATACTTTTTATATGGGTCCAAACGGTTTAAATAGTCGCTTCAGAGGGAAGAAGTAAATGAAtgaaaatgcttttaaaaaagTACTCCAAACTGCAAACACTACAATGGACGTTTTGCAGTCCATTGCaatcaaatctgatttttgaaatagtttgatctagaaacaaaatattgaaaccAAAACAAACTTAAACGGAATCAAATCTAATTTTTGAAATAGTTTGAAAAGGAGGACGATctagaaacaaaattttgaaatcaaaacaaattgaaaaacatttggagagaaaacaaaattgtacaaacaaaatcaaatctgatttttgAAATAGTTTGAATAAGTGGGCAatttagaaacaaaatattgaaatcaaaacaaattgaatagcgtttggagagaaaaaaaaaatcatataaacggaatcaaatctgatttttgAAATAGTTTGAATATGAGGACGATctagaaacaaaattttgaaatcaaaacacaatggagagaaaacaaaattgtacAAACGAaatcaaatctgatttttgAAATAGTTTGAACAAGAGGGCGatttagaaacaaaatattgaaatcaaaacaaactgcAAAGcgtttggagagaaaaaaaaaaaaaaaatcgtataAACAGAATCAAATCTAATTTTTGAAATAGTTTGAACAGAAGGACGGtctataaacaaaatattgaaatcaaaacaaactaaaaaacatttgaagagaaaaaaaattgtacaaatcgatcttcttttttttttttttttctcaataagcacaaaaagaaaaataaagagaaccGAACCTTGTTGAAGATGATTTTCCTTTCGTTTGTTGTAgtctatattttttaaaactgtgAAGATGGTTATTTTACCACCTTTAAATGGAAGGGAAAGCAGTGTTTAAGTGAACGTGTGTAACATGGTGCATTAAACGCaacttttgattgtttttaacTTAGGGGACACATGTCACAAATTAAGGATGCCATTTGTCGCAATGTTATGCCCTCCTATTTAAAACTTCTGTAGAAAACtctcctattatatatatatataaaaggtataAGATAAGATTGTATGTCGGGTTTGGATCGTGTGAATATATAAGTCAACCTAAATCCGGGTCACATTCCTCAAGTACCTCTAACATAAAAACATATTTATCACTTCTCAACACttacataaagaaataaattcattttctttacaAATCCTTTTTTCGTAGTTAAAGTGCATTGTTTTCCCCTTAGAACATAAAAAGATTTAATTCTAAGTAGCATTCTCATAGTATAGTGAGCATAGTCCATATACATCATTAACGAAAAATTGAAggatttaaaacacaaaattaaaaaccaagGAAAAGATATGTAATGGCGTATTtacttaaaaatatattttgtatttacctttttttttaaaaaaaaaattagaatatgaAATCCCCCCTCAAAGGGACAAATGTTGTTGGAGAAACGTCTATTAAACAAAGTTCGCACTTTCTGGCTTCTGCAAGCAAAATCtttctgtgtatatatatatatatatgtccccCATTAACTACTTTTCTGTGAAGCAAACAACAGGGACAGAAACAACAGaggagtttatttttttctttcttggttcCTTAGTAGGTGGCTCTGGACTCGTGACGAAATCATTTTCACTGAGGCCAGGCGAACAAAAAGTACAGAGAAGTTTTTTCACACAGAAAGCAAGAGATGCATGGAAGTCGGACGTGTAAAAGCATGTATCCAACGCGTGCTTGGCAACTTGGGGGCCCGCCCATGGTTGAATAAGCCGTGGGATGGTGACGAGACATATATAGTCCAAACAGGGGAAAAAGCATGTGTAATTAAAAGACCCACCTATACTATTCTATTCTACTCTCTCATGCGGTGACTGTTGGGTGGTGGTCTAGGCCGGGCTTATCCAATACATGTCGGTGAGTGAACCTCACTGCACTGCCTTCACTCTTtatccacacacacacaagaaaGCATTCCCTTCTCAACTACGTCTCTTCCTTCTCAGATTGCTCACCCTGTTTCactttttccttctcaatttaGTCATAGAAATGCTTTGTAAATTCTTTGGTAAGGGTATTTTCTTCATAAAAGGggaacattgataattttttatagtttagatAGATATTGtatcaattaaaagtttgggaggaACACtctcaattgagtgatagtttaaTTGAGTAATAGTTTAATTGATAAAAGtatgtagattttttttataagagctGATTTTCACTGTCCACATCATCCAATTATATGACAGTCctataataatatgatagtaCTATAATAGATCATGATACTTAATTACAACAAGATGATGGAGCAATTAGTATTAGTTAGTAGATTGATATATGAAAACTGAAGGAAAATCAATAATCAAGTCCAAAATATTCCATAATTGGAGAGTAAGGtcattgaagaagaaaaaacacaagaaatgaACGTGGCCATCTCTGAAACTTTTGTGGTTGCCTAATTTTTAGATGCATATTTAATTGGGTAAAGCCATGGACGGCTTTCAATGGGTTTCCCTTTTTCAatctctttttgttgttgtttgcaTTGGTTTTCCAATCTTTACACCAGCTGACAAAACAACtaaaaagcaaaggaaaaaaaaaaaaaaaaaaaaaattgaagataaaaagcaaaaaagaaaaaggaaataataaaaatagagaaacacttatttttaagaaaaaagaaaaagataaaaagcaAACGGCCGTTGTCGACCATTGATGtaattaaatgagaaaaatacaGCTTTAGTTTCAAGTAAccaattctctcttccttttttgtttgtCCCACAGATTCTTCTACTTCTCTCAACTTTTTCCCTTATTCATTCGCCACCatctccccctccccccatcGCCAACTTTCCCTTTCACCTTctttctgctctctctctctcgtttctGAGTGTTCTGCAAATTCACAGATGCCAGCAAAAGGACGCATGTCAGGCGTTACACCGAAAGACCCGCGCCAAGCTGTCTGCTCATGCATCACAGTCTTTCTCCTCCTAATCGGTGTAACAGCGCTCACCCTTTGGCTAGTCTACCGCCCCCACAAGCCGCAGTTCAAGGTCGTCGGCGCCGCCATCTACGAGATTAACACCTCCGCACCCCCGCTCATCTCCATCACCATGCAGTTCACACTTGTCACGAGAAACCCCAACAAGCGCGTGTCCATCTACTACGACAGGCTTTCGGCTTTCGTGTCCTACAGAGACCAAGCCATCACGCCCCAGGTGATGCTGCCTCCGCTGTATCACAAGAGGCACAGCACCGTCGTAGTTTCTCCGTTGGTCGGCGGCGGGGCCGTTCCGATGTCGGTGGAGGTGGCGAATGGGCTGGTGGAGGATGAGGCGTATGGGGTGGTGGGATTGAGGCTTGTTTTGTTGGGGAGGCTGAGGTGGAAGGCTGGCGCTATAAGGACAGGGCATTATGGGGTTTATGTCAAATGTGATGTCTTGGTGGGCTTGAAGAAGGGTTTTGTCGGTCAGGTGCCGTTGCTTGGATCTCCCGGCTGCAAAGTGGATATTTGAagatcaattatatatatatgttatagcttgggcttttaattttcttcttcttttttttttggtttctcttttcttttaattttcttctatGTATGTATGAAGCGTAGTAGAAGctttctacttcttcttcttctttctcttcatcGATCTCTGCAACTGATTGCTTTAAGATTAGGATCGGGTTTGGCGTTTTGCTGGTAGTCATGTGCATGGCCACAAGGCACCAAAAACTTTGGACGCATGGCTATCCATGCAGCGAATTAGGTCCCGGTGGGGGGTAAATGGTAATTAAGACCACATGGGGTTGGGGCAACATAAAAACAACTTTTGCCCCCACTTTTCACTCTTTTATGCATCACTTGAAAAGTAACACACTCTGTTTTCTTTCCCCCACGAAGTAAAGGACTCTTGAATTACCTTCCCtagaaacttcatttttttaaaaaaataaatttacgtGCCTTAGACAGTTATACGTACAGTAGAAAGAGCACTCCAATGATTTCAAATGGTAGGTTTAAAATCagctcagaaaaagaaaaaagaaagaaaaaaaatgcagtaGATTTAGAATAAACAGTAAGAAAAATGAGTGGTGTACGATGGAGATCGAGGCCCGATAATGGGCATCGCATCTATCAAGTGTTTCACTATCCGCTCTTGATTCCCAGTGTCGAGTGGATAGAGAAGGTATCAGATTCACAGGCCGGCcttgattaattaatatatagtgGTCAATTACtctgctaattaattaattaattatatgtagATGCTTTGGGAACAAGAAGTAAGCTTGTGAAGCAATCTTCTAAAGATTCTTATCTCAGTCGGTTTCAGTCTAAAAGAGCATATGTCTAAACTCAATACCTACTCAAGTGCCTAGCTAATTGAATTCTAATCATTTGCTCATCACCTTAGTCGTCAAATTAAGGTCTCACATTTGCCTAATCTCACGCT
It contains:
- the LOC132186708 gene encoding LOW QUALITY PROTEIN: two-component response regulator-like APRR5 (The sequence of the model RefSeq protein was modified relative to this genomic sequence to represent the inferred CDS: deleted 2 bases in 1 codon); translated protein: MGEAVLSGGEGMELDKKDGAEEVVRWERLRVLLVEADYSTRQIIAALLRKCSYRVAAVADGLKAWETLKGRPHSIDLVLTEVELPSISGFALLSLVMEHDVCKNIPVIMMSSHDSIGMVLKCMLKGAADFLIKPVRKNELRNLWQHVWRRHTLAGRHVPQNIAVPQQKVEGTSENNASSSHSSECVASTHRKNECSEKGSDAQSSCTTPYMEAESADMQNMQGLSQMKCGSASNLSNTDMEKHGECTKLDQESVLPENENGEKSKRLGSEVAPYREANNSTLLRLEEDHACAETMSQIEGVQAETNRGNANTASEIHSCDDEVVEPSNGAIDLIGTFDNHPRCTDGNSSYKDGGTKKFEFVPHLELSLRRTCPSSSNYQGTDERHTLIHSNASAFSWYNSCKTLQPLLPTLSGNCSKLKEGASKSYELSSNQLSGSTNGTFLQGSATLSNSQENMPSLVIGQSGQGELQFPSHQLGTIPVPGNSPFFPSMFYTQSGLPPVWSPKPACEQDHSPFPSSASVQSNPEIPNSELGYHQSDETTNNSIHQAVHEENNLEHVEEIKDGFPAAGQNTTSSVCYGAVDHTNAYGSSSTRRDETATAPESWNESGLSVHDGSRGMDSLRSTQREAALTKFRLKRKDRCFEKKVRYQSRKRLAEQRPRVKGQFVRQVESDPPVGDANDRL
- the LOC132187537 gene encoding NDR1/HIN1-like protein 12; this translates as MPAKGRMSGVTPKDPRQAVCSCITVFLLLIGVTALTLWLVYRPHKPQFKVVGAAIYEINTSAPPLISITMQFTLVTRNPNKRVSIYYDRLSAFVSYRDQAITPQVMLPPLYHKRHSTVVVSPLVGGGAVPMSVEVANGLVEDEAYGVVGLRLVLLGRLRWKAGAIRTGHYGVYVKCDVLVGLKKGFVGQVPLLGSPGCKVDI